A single region of the Azospirillum fermentarium genome encodes:
- a CDS encoding IclR family transcriptional regulator, with protein sequence MRTGQQMTDAGDGKHGVQSLEIGMTILRAMVKGHRSMMLKDIAAAAGMTAPKVHRYLVSLVRAGLVEQDPLTSRYDLGPFALRMGLVAIDRMDRLRFGLAAIAELRDRVNETTALAIWGDMGPVIVRWERPRRPVTVNVMTGVPLRLLNSAAGRAFAAWLPKARTNAMIAQELKTLKLPEGLRTRAGVDALLASIREAGIAAISDGYFASGVEAMAAPVFNFKDEVTMALVVVGVKDTIDLSPQGALAADLRAAAHTLSERLGSSLPGPEPVS encoded by the coding sequence ATGAGAACGGGGCAGCAGATGACGGACGCGGGCGACGGAAAACACGGTGTCCAATCCCTGGAGATCGGCATGACGATCCTGCGGGCCATGGTGAAGGGACACCGCTCCATGATGCTGAAGGACATCGCCGCCGCCGCCGGCATGACGGCCCCCAAGGTCCACCGCTATCTGGTCAGTCTGGTGCGCGCCGGGCTGGTGGAGCAGGATCCGCTGACCTCGCGCTACGATCTGGGGCCGTTCGCGCTGCGCATGGGGCTGGTGGCCATCGACCGGATGGACCGGCTGCGCTTCGGGCTGGCCGCCATCGCCGAATTGCGCGACCGCGTCAACGAAACCACGGCCCTGGCCATCTGGGGCGACATGGGGCCGGTGATCGTGCGGTGGGAGCGTCCACGCCGCCCCGTCACCGTCAACGTGATGACGGGGGTGCCGCTGCGGCTGCTGAATTCGGCGGCGGGGCGGGCGTTCGCCGCGTGGCTGCCCAAGGCGCGCACCAACGCCATGATCGCACAGGAACTGAAGACGCTGAAACTGCCCGAGGGGCTGCGCACCCGGGCCGGGGTCGATGCCCTGCTGGCCTCCATCCGCGAGGCCGGCATCGCCGCCATTTCCGACGGCTATTTCGCGTCGGGGGTGGAGGCCATGGCTGCACCCGTCTTCAACTTCAAGGACGAGGTGACCATGGCCCTGGTGGTGGTGGGGGTGAAGGACACCATCGACCTGTCCCCCCAGGGAGCGCTGGCGGCGGACCTGCGCGCCGCCGCCCACACCCTGTCGGAACGGCTGGGATCGTCCCTGCCCGGTCCCGAGCCGGTTTCCTGA
- a CDS encoding SDR family oxidoreductase, producing MGEKVAVLTAAGSGMGAQAARRLAADGFKVAVLSSSGKGKALAEGLGGIGVTGSNQSNDDLKRLVDETVERWGRIDALVNSAGHGPRGPLLDLTDEEWHRGFEVYFLNVVRAVRLVAPVMVAQKGGAIVNISTAWVAEPSPMFPTSAVARAGLAAYTKLFADQYAADNVRMNNVLPGWIDSLPATEERRQTVPMGRYGTSDEIAATIAFLASPGAAYITGQSIRVDGGLMRSV from the coding sequence ATGGGAGAGAAAGTTGCCGTTCTGACCGCTGCCGGCAGCGGCATGGGGGCGCAGGCGGCGCGCCGTCTGGCCGCCGACGGCTTCAAGGTCGCGGTCCTGTCGTCGTCCGGCAAGGGCAAGGCGCTGGCGGAGGGTTTGGGCGGCATCGGCGTCACCGGCTCGAACCAGTCCAACGACGATCTGAAACGTCTGGTGGATGAAACGGTGGAACGCTGGGGCCGCATCGACGCGCTGGTCAACAGCGCCGGCCACGGCCCCCGCGGCCCGTTGCTGGATCTGACGGACGAGGAGTGGCACCGCGGGTTCGAGGTCTATTTCCTCAACGTCGTGCGGGCGGTGCGGCTGGTGGCCCCGGTGATGGTGGCGCAGAAGGGGGGTGCCATCGTCAACATCTCCACCGCCTGGGTGGCGGAGCCCAGCCCGATGTTCCCCACCTCGGCGGTGGCGCGGGCGGGGTTGGCGGCCTACACCAAGCTGTTCGCCGACCAGTATGCCGCCGACAACGTGCGGATGAACAACGTGCTGCCCGGCTGGATCGACAGCCTGCCCGCCACGGAAGAACGGCGCCAGACCGTGCCCATGGGCCGGTACGGCACCAGCGATGAGATCGCCGCCACCATCGCGTTCCTGGCGTCGCCGGGGGCCGCCTACATTACCGGCCAGAGCATCCGGGTCGATGGCGGGCTGATGCGGTCGGTCTGA
- a CDS encoding phenylacetic acid degradation protein PaaY, with product MTQPPRVFAIDGIVPVVDPTAYVHPAAVLIGDVIVGPGCYVGPCAVMRGDFGRLILERGANLQDTCVMHGFPGTDTVVEEDGHIGHGAVLHGCRIGRNAMVGMNAVVMDNATVGESAIVAACAFVKAGMVVPPRALMAGTPAKLVRTLTDGEVAWKTDGTRVYHDLARRSLATLVETQALTVVEPDRRRMALDGYEPLSTARAAKPE from the coding sequence ATGACCCAGCCCCCCCGCGTCTTCGCCATCGACGGCATCGTGCCGGTGGTCGATCCCACCGCTTACGTCCACCCCGCCGCGGTTCTGATCGGCGACGTGATCGTCGGGCCGGGGTGCTATGTGGGGCCGTGCGCGGTGATGCGCGGCGATTTCGGACGGCTGATCCTGGAACGGGGCGCCAATCTGCAGGACACCTGCGTCATGCACGGCTTTCCCGGCACCGACACGGTGGTGGAGGAGGACGGCCACATCGGCCACGGTGCCGTTCTGCACGGCTGCCGCATCGGGCGCAACGCCATGGTCGGCATGAACGCCGTCGTCATGGACAACGCCACCGTGGGGGAATCGGCGATCGTCGCCGCCTGCGCCTTCGTCAAGGCCGGGATGGTTGTGCCGCCGCGCGCCCTGATGGCCGGCACCCCGGCCAAGCTGGTGCGCACCCTGACCGACGGGGAGGTGGCGTGGAAGACCGACGGCACCCGCGTCTATCACGATCTGGCCCGCCGCAGCCTGGCCACCCTGGTGGAAACCCAGGCGCTGACCGTGGTCGAGCCGGACCGCCGGCGCATGGCGCTGGACGGGTACGAACCCCTGTCCACCGCCCGCGCCGCAAAGCCGGAGTAA
- a CDS encoding MurR/RpiR family transcriptional regulator produces MTDENLGIRPDGGLTARIRRHYGDLTRLERALADVILDRPGEVAAYSATELAALAGVSKMTVSRLVRRLGYAGFEEARLASRGAAESGSPLYLLGKSAPGGGAGTHAGNEPPGPEAHFRSSIDAIAATARLCGPERIAAVAAALAGARRVWVCGQRNSAFLAGYARWQFIQFRGEVHTLTAAGETWGEALADVGRDDLLFVVAIRRRSPAVVRLLKTAEARVLPLALLTDSHTPLEILEPPMTLHCHTRSLTALDNHTAAVAVIHALTAELIRLSGPAGRDRIRLIEALHEDLGEV; encoded by the coding sequence ATGACTGATGAGAATTTGGGCATACGCCCGGATGGCGGGCTGACGGCGCGCATCCGCCGGCATTATGGCGACCTGACCCGGCTGGAACGGGCGCTGGCCGACGTGATTCTGGACCGTCCGGGGGAGGTGGCGGCCTACAGCGCCACCGAACTGGCGGCTTTGGCCGGGGTGTCCAAGATGACGGTCTCGCGGCTGGTGCGGCGGCTGGGCTATGCCGGCTTCGAAGAGGCGCGGCTGGCCTCGCGCGGGGCGGCGGAGTCCGGCTCGCCGCTCTATCTGCTGGGCAAATCAGCCCCCGGCGGCGGTGCCGGGACGCACGCGGGGAATGAGCCGCCGGGGCCGGAGGCGCATTTCCGTTCCAGCATCGACGCCATTGCCGCCACCGCCCGGCTGTGCGGCCCCGAACGCATCGCCGCGGTGGCGGCGGCGCTGGCCGGAGCCCGGCGGGTGTGGGTGTGCGGCCAGCGCAACAGCGCCTTTCTGGCCGGCTACGCCCGCTGGCAGTTCATCCAGTTCCGCGGCGAGGTCCACACCCTGACCGCGGCGGGGGAAACGTGGGGGGAGGCGCTGGCCGACGTCGGCCGGGACGACCTGCTGTTCGTGGTGGCGATCCGCCGGCGCAGCCCCGCGGTGGTCCGGCTGCTGAAGACGGCGGAAGCCCGCGTGCTGCCGCTGGCGCTGCTGACCGACAGCCACACGCCGCTGGAAATCCTGGAGCCGCCCATGACGCTCCACTGCCACACCCGCAGCCTGACGGCGCTGGACAACCACACGGCGGCGGTGGCGGTGATCCACGCCCTGACCGCCGAGCTGATCCGCCTGAGCGGACCCGCGGGCCGCGACCGCATCCGCCTGATCGAGGCGCTGCACGAGGACCTGGGGGAGGTATGA
- a CDS encoding transporter substrate-binding domain-containing protein — MSLRTLMKAFGLVIGVTAGAAVMASPAARADALDSIVKQGVLKVAVPQDFPPFGSVGIDMKPQGYDIDAAALIAKDLGVKLELVPVSSSNRIPYLTTGKADLIISSLGKNAEREKVIDFSVAYAPFFNGVFGPPDVKADGPAALDGRKVGVTRGSVEDIELSKIVGDKVTVNRYEDNNGTISAFLSGQVELVATGNVVAAAILARNPPRKPEMKFLIKNSPCFVGLNKGETALLERVNAAITKAKADGSLNRIAEKWLKAPLPADL, encoded by the coding sequence ATGTCGCTGCGCACGTTGATGAAAGCGTTCGGTCTGGTGATCGGTGTGACCGCCGGGGCCGCCGTGATGGCATCGCCCGCGGCCCGCGCCGACGCGCTGGACAGCATCGTCAAGCAGGGCGTGCTCAAGGTCGCGGTGCCGCAGGATTTTCCCCCCTTCGGTTCGGTCGGCATCGACATGAAGCCGCAGGGCTATGATATCGACGCCGCCGCCCTGATCGCCAAGGATTTGGGGGTTAAGCTGGAACTGGTGCCGGTGTCCAGCAGCAACCGCATCCCCTATCTGACCACCGGCAAGGCCGACCTCATCATCTCCAGCCTGGGCAAGAACGCGGAGCGGGAAAAGGTCATCGACTTCTCGGTCGCCTACGCCCCCTTCTTCAACGGCGTGTTCGGCCCGCCGGACGTGAAGGCCGACGGCCCGGCGGCGCTGGACGGCCGCAAGGTCGGTGTCACCCGCGGGTCGGTGGAGGACATCGAACTCAGCAAGATCGTCGGCGACAAGGTGACGGTCAACCGTTACGAGGATAACAACGGCACCATCTCGGCGTTCCTGTCGGGTCAGGTGGAGCTGGTTGCGACCGGCAACGTGGTGGCCGCCGCCATCCTGGCCAGGAACCCGCCGCGCAAGCCCGAGATGAAGTTCCTGATCAAAAATTCCCCCTGCTTCGTCGGGCTGAACAAGGGCGAAACGGCGCTGCTGGAACGGGTGAATGCCGCCATCACCAAGGCCAAGGCCGACGGCTCGCTGAACCGGATCGCGGAAAAGTGGCTGAAGGCGCCGCTGCCGGCGGACCTGTAA
- a CDS encoding amino acid ABC transporter permease, giving the protein MAYRFDFSSVWDYTPVLAHGLALTVALTAASTAMGIAVGVAGAAARTAPHPLPRRLAAVYVEAIRNTPFLVQLFFVFFGLPSLGIKLAEWQAALLAMTINLGAYSTEIIRAGIDATPRGQVEAGESLAMSRAQIFRHVILVPALTKIWPALSSQVVIVMLGSSVCSQIAAEELSFAANFIQSRNFRPFEVYFVATALYLALAVATRWTLGRIGAAAFGRRRHG; this is encoded by the coding sequence ATGGCATACCGGTTCGATTTCTCGTCGGTGTGGGATTACACGCCGGTCCTGGCCCACGGCCTTGCCCTGACCGTCGCCCTGACGGCGGCCAGCACGGCCATGGGCATCGCGGTGGGGGTGGCGGGGGCGGCGGCCCGCACCGCTCCCCACCCCCTTCCCCGCCGGCTGGCGGCGGTCTATGTGGAGGCCATCCGCAACACGCCCTTTCTGGTGCAGCTGTTCTTCGTGTTCTTCGGCCTGCCGTCGCTGGGCATCAAGCTGGCGGAATGGCAGGCGGCGCTGCTGGCGATGACCATCAACCTCGGCGCCTATTCCACCGAGATCATCCGCGCCGGCATCGACGCCACCCCCCGCGGCCAGGTGGAGGCGGGCGAAAGCCTGGCCATGAGCCGGGCGCAGATCTTCCGCCACGTGATCCTGGTGCCGGCCCTGACGAAGATCTGGCCGGCGCTGTCCAGCCAGGTGGTGATCGTGATGCTGGGGTCGTCGGTCTGTTCCCAGATCGCGGCGGAGGAGCTGAGCTTCGCCGCCAATTTCATCCAGTCGCGCAACTTCCGCCCGTTCGAGGTCTATTTCGTGGCGACGGCGCTCTATCTGGCGCTGGCCGTCGCCACCCGCTGGACGCTGGGCCGCATCGGGGCCGCCGCGTTCGGGAGACGCCGCCATGGTTGA
- a CDS encoding amino acid ABC transporter permease, with the protein MVDFTLWDIVSNLALAARWTVLLSLVAFVCGGLVGLAVTLLRVAPVPALRRAAVLYIELFQGTPLLMQLFVIFFALPLAGVETTPWAAAAAALTLFTSAYLAEIWRGCVDAAPRGQWEASAALAMSYGQQMRYVILPQALRLAVPPTVGFSVQVIKGTAVTSIIGFVELTKAGTMIVNATFQPFLVYGLVGLFYFVMCYPLSVAAKRLERNLVNVAR; encoded by the coding sequence ATGGTTGATTTCACCCTGTGGGACATCGTGTCCAATCTGGCGCTGGCCGCCCGCTGGACCGTGCTGTTGTCGCTGGTGGCGTTCGTGTGCGGCGGGCTGGTGGGGCTGGCGGTGACGCTGCTGCGGGTTGCCCCCGTGCCGGCCCTGCGCCGGGCCGCCGTGCTCTACATCGAGCTGTTCCAGGGCACGCCGCTGCTGATGCAGCTTTTCGTGATTTTCTTCGCCCTGCCGCTGGCGGGGGTGGAAACCACGCCGTGGGCGGCGGCGGCGGCGGCGCTGACTCTGTTCACCAGCGCCTATCTGGCGGAAATCTGGCGCGGCTGCGTCGATGCCGCCCCGCGCGGCCAGTGGGAGGCGTCGGCAGCGCTCGCCATGAGCTACGGCCAGCAGATGCGTTATGTCATCCTGCCGCAGGCGCTGCGGCTGGCGGTGCCGCCGACGGTGGGGTTTTCGGTGCAGGTGATCAAGGGCACCGCCGTCACCTCCATCATCGGCTTCGTCGAACTGACCAAGGCCGGGACCATGATCGTCAACGCCACGTTCCAGCCATTCCTGGTCTATGGGCTGGTGGGGCTGTTCTATTTCGTGATGTGCTACCCGCTGTCGGTGGCGGCCAAGCGTCTGGAAAGGAATCTGGTCAATGTCGCACGCTAA
- a CDS encoding sensor domain-containing diguanylate cyclase, whose protein sequence is MPAQLLDQISSTLASAQTIEQLTRPLLELLELITGLESTYLTRIDLEAGVQTIIFSRNSHTMQIPEGLSVPWNDTLCKRALAEGRFYTTDVTACWGDSDAARGLGIRTYVSTPVYLGSDVLYGTLCAASTQIQPLTPEGQNILRLFSILIAQHIEREHLLERLQRTNAALEADSSTDALTGLPNRRFVMAELERLFALARRTGQRVMVAFIDLDGFKAINDTHGHDAGDAFLVEVGRRLSAGLRAGDVLGRLGGDEFIIVGLTSPAEEKNGFSTVERVHQRLTPLIRGRFALGACILDYPGASVGVVTADPVTATPDEAVRNADAQMYLNKKLRRDNATRTAAHA, encoded by the coding sequence ATGCCGGCCCAACTGCTCGACCAAATTTCCAGCACGCTGGCGTCCGCTCAGACGATCGAGCAGTTGACGCGCCCCTTGCTGGAACTGCTGGAACTGATCACGGGGCTGGAGAGCACCTATCTGACCCGCATCGACCTGGAAGCCGGCGTCCAGACCATCATCTTCTCCCGCAACAGCCACACCATGCAGATCCCCGAGGGGCTGTCGGTGCCGTGGAACGACACGCTGTGCAAGCGGGCGCTGGCCGAAGGGCGGTTCTACACCACCGATGTCACCGCCTGCTGGGGGGATTCCGATGCGGCACGCGGACTGGGCATCCGCACCTACGTCAGCACCCCCGTCTATCTGGGCAGCGACGTGCTGTACGGCACGCTGTGCGCCGCCAGCACCCAGATCCAGCCCCTGACGCCGGAAGGGCAGAATATCCTGCGGCTTTTCTCGATCCTGATCGCCCAGCACATCGAGCGCGAACACCTGCTGGAACGGCTGCAGCGGACCAACGCGGCGCTGGAGGCGGATTCGTCCACCGACGCCCTGACCGGCCTGCCCAACCGGCGCTTCGTGATGGCGGAGCTGGAACGGCTGTTCGCGCTGGCCCGGCGCACGGGCCAGCGGGTGATGGTCGCCTTCATCGACCTGGACGGGTTCAAGGCGATCAACGACACCCACGGCCACGACGCGGGCGATGCGTTTCTGGTGGAGGTCGGGCGCCGGCTGTCCGCCGGTCTGCGGGCCGGCGACGTGCTGGGCCGGCTGGGCGGGGACGAGTTCATCATCGTCGGCCTGACCAGCCCCGCCGAGGAAAAAAACGGGTTTTCCACCGTGGAGCGGGTGCACCAGCGGCTGACCCCGCTGATCCGCGGCCGTTTCGCGCTGGGGGCCTGCATCCTGGACTATCCGGGGGCCAGCGTCGGCGTGGTCACCGCCGACCCCGTCACCGCCACCCCGGACGAGGCGGTGCGCAACGCCGACGCCCAGATGTACCTGAACAAGAAGCTGCGGCGGGACAACGCCACCCGCACCGCCGCCCACGCCTGA
- a CDS encoding amino acid ABC transporter ATP-binding protein yields the protein MSHANPLVKLHGIRKSYGPLEVLKGIDLRVAEGEVVAMIGRSGSGKSTLLRTINGLERIDGGSIEVGGAAVDAGQTDLRALRLQVGMVFQQFNLFPHLTAGRNVMLAPTVVKKQSKKEVEEIARDALARVGLADKFDSYPDQLSGGQQQRVAIARSLAMRPKVLLCDEITSALDPELVSEVLAVVRTLAEDGMTLILVTHEMRFAREVCDTLVFMHGGRIAEHGAPETVFTRPQTPELAQFIGMIGQA from the coding sequence ATGTCGCACGCTAATCCGCTGGTCAAGCTGCACGGCATCCGCAAATCCTATGGCCCGCTGGAGGTGCTGAAGGGCATCGACCTGCGCGTGGCCGAGGGGGAGGTGGTGGCGATGATCGGGCGCAGCGGTTCCGGCAAAAGCACGTTGCTGCGCACCATCAACGGGCTGGAACGCATCGACGGCGGTTCCATCGAGGTGGGCGGGGCGGCGGTGGACGCCGGGCAGACGGACCTGCGGGCACTCCGGCTTCAGGTCGGCATGGTGTTCCAGCAGTTCAACCTGTTCCCCCACCTGACCGCCGGGCGCAACGTCATGCTGGCCCCCACCGTGGTCAAGAAACAGTCGAAGAAAGAGGTGGAGGAGATCGCCCGCGACGCCCTGGCCCGCGTCGGTCTGGCCGACAAGTTCGACTCCTACCCCGACCAATTGTCGGGCGGGCAGCAGCAGCGGGTCGCCATCGCGCGGTCGCTGGCCATGCGGCCCAAGGTGCTGCTGTGCGACGAGATCACCTCGGCCCTCGACCCCGAACTGGTGAGCGAGGTGCTGGCGGTGGTACGCACACTGGCCGAGGACGGCATGACCCTGATCCTGGTCACCCACGAGATGCGCTTTGCGCGTGAGGTGTGCGACACGCTGGTGTTCATGCACGGCGGGCGCATCGCCGAACACGGGGCGCCGGAAACGGTGTTCACCCGCCCCCAGACCCCCGAACTGGCCCAGTTCATCGGCATGATCGGGCAGGCGTGA
- the paaX gene encoding phenylacetic acid degradation operon negative regulatory protein PaaX, with product MDSVIDQHLNDIRQQKTLQTGSLIVSLFGDAVLPRGGGIWLGSLIRLLEPLGMNERLVRTAVFRLVKEGWLETETHGRRSNYRLTASGRRRFEDASRHIYASNAPTWDRRWRLILVVGDIEPKDREQLRRALFWQGFGALGNQCFVHPGADLAAALDTLAADGMEEHLKQLMPLMAADIRSGLAAGNADLVARAWDLSGLAGDYRAFVDTYRPLLDGMRHERHDERMAESAFLLRVLLIHDYRRLLLRDPELPDVLLPAGWPGHEARLLCKDIYRRLWAPSESHLDHHMRLADDTVPAPDPHMPPRFADDDSLRTVAAAV from the coding sequence ATGGACAGCGTCATTGACCAGCATCTGAACGACATCCGCCAGCAAAAGACCCTGCAGACCGGCTCGCTCATCGTGTCGCTGTTCGGGGATGCGGTGCTGCCGCGGGGCGGGGGCATCTGGCTGGGCAGCCTGATCCGCCTGCTGGAGCCGCTGGGCATGAACGAACGGCTGGTGCGCACCGCCGTGTTCCGGCTGGTCAAGGAAGGCTGGCTGGAGACCGAGACCCACGGGCGGCGGTCCAACTACCGCCTCACCGCCTCGGGCCGCCGCCGGTTCGAGGACGCGTCCCGCCACATCTACGCCTCCAACGCCCCCACCTGGGACCGGCGGTGGCGGCTGATCCTGGTGGTGGGCGACATCGAGCCCAAGGACCGCGAACAGTTGCGCCGCGCCCTGTTCTGGCAGGGGTTCGGCGCGCTGGGGAACCAATGCTTCGTCCATCCCGGCGCCGATCTGGCGGCAGCGCTCGACACGCTGGCCGCCGACGGGATGGAAGAGCACCTGAAACAGCTCATGCCGCTGATGGCCGCCGACATCCGCTCAGGATTGGCCGCCGGCAACGCCGATCTGGTGGCCCGCGCGTGGGATCTGAGCGGGCTGGCCGGCGATTACCGGGCGTTCGTCGATACCTACCGCCCGCTGCTGGACGGCATGCGCCACGAGCGGCACGACGAACGGATGGCGGAAAGCGCCTTTCTGCTGCGGGTGCTGCTGATCCACGATTACCGCCGGCTGCTGCTGCGCGACCCCGAACTGCCCGACGTGCTGCTGCCCGCCGGCTGGCCGGGGCACGAGGCGCGCCTGCTGTGCAAGGACATCTACCGCCGCCTGTGGGCGCCGTCGGAATCCCATCTGGACCATCACATGCGGCTGGCCGACGACACGGTGCCGGCCCCCGACCCGCACATGCCGCCACGGTTCGCCGACGATGATTCGCTGCGGACCGTGGCTGCCGCCGTTTGA
- a CDS encoding septal ring lytic transglycosylase RlpA family protein — MLRTFSASVACAFLAGCTVSPAPDGTPIAVAGTAATPTTVHRQPPGGTAPRTVALSGLASWYGPHHQGRRTASGARFDMRERTAAHPALPMGTRLQVSDPASGRSVLVTVNDRGPHVPGRIIDLSWRAAHDLGITDAGIVMVRLDVLPPVSVAPATRTRAKKAPPARPDGETAVPLLMAEQKAPD, encoded by the coding sequence ATGCTCCGCACCTTCTCCGCTTCGGTGGCGTGTGCCTTTTTGGCCGGCTGCACCGTTTCCCCTGCCCCCGATGGCACCCCGATCGCTGTCGCCGGGACGGCAGCCACGCCCACCACCGTCCATCGACAGCCGCCCGGCGGCACCGCCCCGCGGACGGTGGCGCTGTCAGGTCTCGCGTCCTGGTACGGGCCGCATCATCAGGGACGCCGCACGGCCAGCGGCGCGCGCTTTGATATGCGGGAGCGGACAGCCGCTCACCCGGCGTTGCCGATGGGCACCCGATTGCAGGTGTCCGATCCAGCCTCCGGGCGCAGCGTCCTTGTCACCGTGAACGACCGTGGCCCCCATGTCCCCGGCCGTATAATCGACCTTTCCTGGCGGGCGGCCCACGACCTCGGCATCACGGATGCGGGGATCGTGATGGTCAGGCTGGACGTGCTGCCCCCGGTGTCCGTCGCCCCGGCCACGCGGACACGGGCGAAGAAGGCTCCGCCAGCCCGCCCGGATGGGGAAACGGCTGTGCCGCTGCTCATGGCGGAACAGAAAGCCCCCGATTGA
- a CDS encoding allantoate amidohydrolase, translated as MSTPLDGATLLERADALAAITAGPGLTRLYLTDEHRRANALVGHWMAEAGMAVRTDAVGNIIGRYEGDAPGAPALLLGSHLDTVRDAGRYDGMLGVLTAIACVGDLHRRGRRLPCAVEVIGFGDEEGTRFQSTLIGSKAVAGMLDPAALAAVDAAGVTLARALTDWGLDPARIGDAARRPGEILAYAELHIEQGPVLESLDQPVGVVTAIAGAVRLSVTVGGTAGHAGTVPMGLRRDALAAAAEMVLAVEEECAARPPVVGTVGRIAAAPGAVNVIPGQTVFTVDLRSERDGDRDAALAATRARFDAIAARRGVTLAVTRTHAAPAVACSPALIAQMAGAAVAEGFTAQRLPSGAGHDAMAMAALCPVGMLFVRCRGGISHNPAESITAADAEAGARTLLRFIEGFRPAAA; from the coding sequence ATGAGCACCCCCCTGGACGGCGCCACCCTGCTGGAGCGGGCCGACGCGCTGGCCGCCATCACCGCCGGCCCCGGCCTGACCCGGCTGTACCTGACCGACGAACACCGCCGTGCCAACGCGCTGGTGGGGCATTGGATGGCGGAGGCCGGCATGGCCGTGCGCACCGACGCCGTGGGCAACATCATCGGACGGTACGAGGGGGACGCCCCCGGCGCCCCGGCGCTGCTGCTGGGGTCGCATCTGGACACCGTGCGGGACGCCGGGCGGTACGACGGCATGCTGGGGGTGCTGACCGCCATCGCCTGCGTGGGCGATCTGCACCGCCGGGGCCGCCGCCTGCCCTGTGCCGTGGAGGTGATCGGCTTCGGCGACGAGGAGGGCACGCGGTTCCAGAGCACCCTGATCGGGTCCAAGGCGGTGGCCGGCATGCTCGATCCCGCGGCCCTGGCGGCGGTGGACGCCGCCGGGGTGACGCTGGCCCGGGCGCTGACCGATTGGGGGCTGGACCCGGCGCGCATCGGCGACGCCGCCCGCCGGCCCGGCGAGATCCTCGCCTATGCCGAGTTGCACATCGAACAGGGGCCGGTGCTGGAATCCCTGGATCAGCCGGTCGGGGTGGTGACCGCCATCGCCGGGGCGGTGCGGCTGTCGGTGACGGTGGGGGGCACCGCCGGCCACGCCGGCACCGTGCCCATGGGCCTGCGCCGCGACGCGCTGGCCGCGGCGGCGGAGATGGTGCTGGCGGTGGAGGAGGAGTGCGCCGCCCGCCCGCCGGTGGTGGGCACCGTGGGCCGCATCGCCGCCGCACCGGGGGCCGTCAACGTCATTCCCGGCCAGACGGTGTTCACCGTGGACCTGCGTTCGGAACGGGACGGCGACCGCGACGCCGCCCTGGCCGCCACGCGGGCCCGGTTCGACGCCATCGCCGCCCGCCGCGGGGTGACGCTGGCCGTCACCCGTACCCACGCCGCCCCGGCGGTGGCCTGTTCCCCCGCCCTCATCGCACAGATGGCCGGGGCCGCGGTGGCCGAGGGATTCACCGCCCAGCGCCTGCCCAGCGGGGCCGGCCACGACGCCATGGCCATGGCCGCCCTGTGCCCGGTGGGGATGCTGTTCGTGCGCTGCCGCGGCGGCATCAGCCACAACCCCGCCGAATCCATCACCGCCGCCGACGCCGAGGCCGGCGCCCGCACCCTGCTGCGGTTCATCGAGGGGTTCCGCCCGGCGGCGGCGTAA